The sequence GAAAAGGATCGGGTACCACAGCGCCTTGGGCCACTCGATGACCCGCTTGTCCGTCAGGAATTCCTTCAGATACCGGCGCATGGAGCGGAAGTCGGTGCCGTCGGGCGTACCGAGATTGACGATGAGAACGCCGATCTTGCCCGCCTTGACGCCGGGATGTCCGGCCGGCAGCTGCACCTTGCCCATCTCGCGACGCCTCGTTTCCCGCTCGCTGTCGCTGTCGATCACGCTCATGCTGTCCATCTGGCTCCCGATCACATTCCGGTCCGGCTGAGCGGCACATAAGGCGCAAAAGCCGGGTCGTCCATATCCTAGTCGTTTCTACGCAGCCAAGTCGAAGAGGGTTCACCCGAATGCGCGACAGGCTGACGCAGGCGGGCAATTGCTCCGGACTTGGGCGCTGTTAACGGTCCTTTCAAAACAGATCGTCAAAATTGTCGATATTACCAAGGCTTGGCCGTTGCTTCCGGTTGCAGGAAGCGCGCCTGCACGCCGCCACCGGGACGAATTTCAGTGAAGAACGAGAAGATCCTCCTCGTGGAGGACAGCGCATTCACCCGCCGGCTGCTGCGCGGCATGCTGAAGGACCTCGGTTTCCATGCCGTCACCGAGGCAGCCGATGGCATGGAGGCGGAGCAGCTCCTGAAGCTGCACCGCTTCGACGTCATGCTGATCGACTGGCGCATGCCGCGCCAGGACGGCGCGGAGTTCCTGACCAAGCTGCGTGCGCACGACAATTCCGTGACCGCGTCCACCCCGGCGATCATCATCAGCGCGCATGTCGATCTTGTCTTGCTGCAAAGGGCGGCAACGCTCGGCGCCCAGTCGGTGGTGGTGAAGCCGTTCTCGCTGCAGATCCTGAAATCGCATCTCGACGCCGCGTTGGGGCGCCCCATCGACCGGGCATTGCCCGCTGCAAGACCCGACGCGAAGCCGGCCGCGCTGCCCGATCCCGCTGCCATCGCGGAGCCGGGCCCTGCCGCGGACGACGACCTCTACGAGATCGTCTATCTCTAGGCTTGCGGTCTTGTAAGGAAGGCGCTCACTCGCCGCGATAACGCTCGGCGACGCGGAACCAGAATTCGACGATCGTGTGCAGGACCTCGCTCATGCCGGCAAGGCTGTCGGCCTTGGTGACGACGGCATTGGCGCCGGCCGCATAGGCCCGGCGAATCGTCACCGGATCATCGGCCGTGGTGAAGACGCAGACCGGGACCGCGCTGAGCCGGGCATGCTGGCGCAGCTTGCCGAGAAACTCCGTTCCCGTCATCACCGGCAGGTTGAGGTCGAGCAGAATGAGGTCCGGCGCGGCAGAACCGGCCGCCGCAGCGCGGTTGAGATGGTCGAGCGCCTCGGCGCCGTCCGAGGCGACTTCAAGGCGGACAGGCACGCTGGACGCCTTCAGCGACTGACGGATGATGACGACGTCGTCCGGATCGTCCTCGACCAGCAACACGAAAGCGCCGTCGGCAGCCTTCTCCGCTTCATCCTGCATGGTATCGCTCGTCCGCACCTGAGGCCGTCCGCCGGCCATCGCCATCGGGTCCCGCACAACCGGGGTCCTCTTGCATAGGCCAGGGCGTTGCAACTGCGCAAGGGGCGAGGACGCCGGCAGACGGGAGGCCGCCGTCGCCAGGGCTTGCTCAGGCTTCGTAGTTGCGCTCGTCGGCGATCACCTTGCCGTCGTTCGGCAGGGCGCCGGGCAGCACCCGCTCGACCCGGCCCGACAGCTTGGTCACCTCGCGCAAGGTGGCGGAAATCGCCTGATCGAGGCCGTCGCCATGCGTTTCGGCCTCGTAGGCCAGACGCATCACGTCCTGCTCCGCCTGCCGCTCGACGATGAGCCGGGCGCGGGTGATCTCAGGATGCCGGCCGAGCAGTTCGGAAATCTGCTTGGGATCGACGAACATGCCCTTGATCTTGGTGCGCTGGTCGGCGCGGCCCATCCAGCCCTTGAGCCGCATGTTGGTGCGCCCGCACGGAGAGCGGCCCGGCAGCACGGCCGACAGGTCGCCCGTGCCGAACCGGATCAACGGATAGGCCCGGTTGAAATTGGTGATCACGACCTCGCCGACCTCGCCCTCCGGCACCGGCACCCCGGAGCCCGGACGAACGATCTCGACGATCACGTCCTCGTTGACAATCATGCCCTGGTCGGCGGCCGCCTCGTAGGCGATGACGCCGGCATCGGCCGTCGCATAGGCCTGCAGCACCTCGATGCCGCGCTCACGGTATTCCGCCCGCAGGCTGGGGAACAGCGCGCCGCCGGACACCAGCCCCCGCCGCAGCGATGAGGCATCGCGGCCGAGTTCCGCCGCCTTGTCGAGGAGGATCTTCAGATAGTCGGGCGTGCCGGCATATCCGCTCGGACGCAGGGTGGCGATGGCCTCGACCTGCATCTCGGTATTGCCGACGCCGGCGGGAAACACCGCGCAGCCGAGGGCCCGCGCGCCGTGATCGAGAATGAAGCCGCCCGGCGTCAGGTGGTAGGACAGAGCGTTGTGGACGATGTCGCCCGCCCGAAAGCCGGCGGCAAAGAAGGCGCGCGCCGCCGACCAGGGATCCGCCTCGCCCCCCTGCGGCTCCCAGATCGGACCGGGCGACATGAAGATGCGCCCCATGGCCGACAGCGGCGCGGTGGCGAAGCCGCCGAAGGGCGGGGTCTGCGCCTGGGCTGCCATCAGATCCGGCTTGCGCAGCACCGGCAGACGGGCGAGCGCTGCCCGGTCGACGAGCGAGGCCGGGTCGTATCCCTCAAGGTGGCTGGCCCAGCCGGGCGCCTTCGCCATCGCATCGGCCACATGGGCGGGAAGCCGCGCGAAGAGATCGGCGTCCCGTTCACCCGGCTCGCGGATCTCCAGGTTGTCGAAATGCTCTGCGCTCATGTCGCGCTCCTCGTGAATTCCTGGCCGGGCGAAAGGATGGACCTTTCGCGTCTCCGTCGCCGGGCTGTCCGCCCCGCTTCGGCCTGCTGCTTTGACTGGACGCGGTGCCGGCTCAGGCGAGCCAGCGCTTGCGGCGCTTGTAGTGCTTCACGTTCCGGAACGACTTGCGCCCCTCGCCGCCGACGCCAAGGTAGAATTCCTTCACGTCCTCGTTCTCGCGCAGCGCCTTGGCGGCGCCGTCGAGCACGATGCGGCCCGATTCCATGATGTAGCCGTAGGTGGCGTAGCGCAGGGCGACGTTGGTGTTCTGCTCGGCAAGCAGGAAGGACACGCCCTCCTTCTCGTTGAGCTCCTTGACGATCTCGAAGATCTCCTCGACGAGCTGCGGGGCAAGGCCCATGGACGGCTCGTCGAGCAGGATCATGTTCGGCTTGCTCATCAACGCGCGGCCGATGGCGCACATCTGCTGCTCGCCGCCGGACGTGTAGCCGGCCTGGCTGCTGCGCCGCTCGCGCAGGCGCGGGAAATAGGCATAGACCTTCTCGAGGCTCGCCTTGACGGCGGCATCGCCGTCGCGCCGGGTGAAGGCGCCGGTCAGAAGGTTCTCCTCGATGGTCAGGTGGCCGAAGCAGTGGCGGCCTTCCATGACCTGGATGCAGCCGCGGCGCACCAGGTCGCTCGGCGACAACGCCTGCACCTGCTCGCCCTTGAAGACGATGTTGCCCTTGGTCACGTCGCCGCGTTCGGCCTGCAGAAGGTTCGACACGGCCTTCAGCGTCGTGGTCTTGCCGGCGCCGTTGGCGCCCAGCAGGGCGACGATGCCGCCTTCCGGCACGGTCAGCGAAACGCCCTTCAGCACCAGGATGACGTGGTTGTAGATCACCTCGATGTTGTTCACAGCGAGGATGGTCGAAGCGGACGTCTCGGTCTGCCGTGCATTGGCGTCCATGTCACTCTTCCGGCGCTAGGCGTTGGGCGGTCCGGTCCGGGCGAATGAGGCGCGGGCCGGCGGATCTAGTGCCGGTCCGCAGCCTCGCCGCGGACCGGATGTTTCTCGAGACTGCCTGGCTCAGTTGGCCGGGCAGGCGTCCTCACGCGTCGGCCACGGGGCGTTCGACGTCGCGTAGTCCTTCGAGGCCTGCATCAGGATCGGCGTGACCTCTTCGGTCATCGGCGAGAACCAGTCGGTCGCCGGGGTCCACTTCTCGCCATCCCATTCCTGGATGAACAGCGAGTGGTGACCGGAGTGGTTGGCGCAGGTGATCTCGATCGGCGCGATCATGCCCTTCAGGCCGATGGCCTCCAGACGTGCCTCGTCGATCTTCAGGTTCTCAAGGCCGACGCGCATGTCCTCGGCGTTGATCACCTTCTTGCCGGTCATCTCCTGCGCGGTGCGGATCGCCTCGACCATGTAGACCGCGTTGACGACGCCGCGGTTGTAGAGGTTCTCGCCCACCGTGCTCGCCGGGGTGCTCGACTTGCCCGCATCCACGACCAGCTTCTTGATGTCCTGCAGCGCCGGGTAGTCGGCACCGACATTGTTGAAGCTGACGGACTTGTAGCCCTTGGCGCCCGCGCCGCCGGCCCGTGCGTCCTCATCGCCGCCGGCCCACCACACGCCGATGAACTTCGACATGTCGAACCGGTTCTTCACCGCTTCCTTGATGGCGGTCGGGTTCATGGCGCCCCAGCCCCACATCACGACATAGTCGGGACGATCGCGGCGGATGGACAGCCACTGCGACGACTGGTTCTGCATCTCCTTGCCCGGGACCGGGTACTGCAGCACCTCGAAGCCGTACTTCTGGGCAAGGTTCTCGAGCAGCGGGATCGGCTCGCGGCCGTAGCCGGCGTCAAGGAAGATGTAGCCGATCTTCTTGCCCTTGAGGCCTTCCATGCCCCCTTCCTGCTCGCCGATATACTTGATGATCGCCGACAGGCCGTCCCAGTACGTGTCCGGCGGATTGAACACCCACGGGAAGGTGTTGCCATCGGCCGCGGCGGACAGGCCATAGGCCATCGACAGGACCGGGATCTTGTCGACCGACGACTTGGGGATCACCTGCAGGGTAATGCCCGTCGACCAGGGGTTGAACACCAGCGTGTTCTTCGCCTTGGCCTGCTCGTAGCACTCCACGCCCTTCTGCGTGTCATAGCCGGTCTCGCACTCGTCGAAGGCGATCTTGACACCGTTCACGCCGCCGTCGCGCTCGTTGATCATCGCCAGGTAGTCGGACATGCCGTTGGCGATGTGGATCCCCGAGCCGGCATAAGGGCCGGTCCGGT comes from Stappia sp. 28M-7 and encodes:
- a CDS encoding response regulator, translated to MKNEKILLVEDSAFTRRLLRGMLKDLGFHAVTEAADGMEAEQLLKLHRFDVMLIDWRMPRQDGAEFLTKLRAHDNSVTASTPAIIISAHVDLVLLQRAATLGAQSVVVKPFSLQILKSHLDAALGRPIDRALPAARPDAKPAALPDPAAIAEPGPAADDDLYEIVYL
- a CDS encoding response regulator, with amino-acid sequence MQDEAEKAADGAFVLLVEDDPDDVVIIRQSLKASSVPVRLEVASDGAEALDHLNRAAAAGSAAPDLILLDLNLPVMTGTEFLGKLRQHARLSAVPVCVFTTADDPVTIRRAYAAGANAVVTKADSLAGMSEVLHTIVEFWFRVAERYRGE
- a CDS encoding phenylacetate--CoA ligase family protein produces the protein MSAEHFDNLEIREPGERDADLFARLPAHVADAMAKAPGWASHLEGYDPASLVDRAALARLPVLRKPDLMAAQAQTPPFGGFATAPLSAMGRIFMSPGPIWEPQGGEADPWSAARAFFAAGFRAGDIVHNALSYHLTPGGFILDHGARALGCAVFPAGVGNTEMQVEAIATLRPSGYAGTPDYLKILLDKAAELGRDASSLRRGLVSGGALFPSLRAEYRERGIEVLQAYATADAGVIAYEAAADQGMIVNEDVIVEIVRPGSGVPVPEGEVGEVVITNFNRAYPLIRFGTGDLSAVLPGRSPCGRTNMRLKGWMGRADQRTKIKGMFVDPKQISELLGRHPEITRARLIVERQAEQDVMRLAYEAETHGDGLDQAISATLREVTKLSGRVERVLPGALPNDGKVIADERNYEA
- a CDS encoding ABC transporter ATP-binding protein → MDANARQTETSASTILAVNNIEVIYNHVILVLKGVSLTVPEGGIVALLGANGAGKTTTLKAVSNLLQAERGDVTKGNIVFKGEQVQALSPSDLVRRGCIQVMEGRHCFGHLTIEENLLTGAFTRRDGDAAVKASLEKVYAYFPRLRERRSSQAGYTSGGEQQMCAIGRALMSKPNMILLDEPSMGLAPQLVEEIFEIVKELNEKEGVSFLLAEQNTNVALRYATYGYIMESGRIVLDGAAKALRENEDVKEFYLGVGGEGRKSFRNVKHYKRRKRWLA
- a CDS encoding ABC transporter substrate-binding protein, producing MRMKTLLAGSVLLGLAASFAAPALAEDSVYIQLPTYRTGPYAGSGIHIANGMSDYLAMINERDGGVNGVKIAFDECETGYDTQKGVECYEQAKAKNTLVFNPWSTGITLQVIPKSSVDKIPVLSMAYGLSAAADGNTFPWVFNPPDTYWDGLSAIIKYIGEQEGGMEGLKGKKIGYIFLDAGYGREPIPLLENLAQKYGFEVLQYPVPGKEMQNQSSQWLSIRRDRPDYVVMWGWGAMNPTAIKEAVKNRFDMSKFIGVWWAGGDEDARAGGAGAKGYKSVSFNNVGADYPALQDIKKLVVDAGKSSTPASTVGENLYNRGVVNAVYMVEAIRTAQEMTGKKVINAEDMRVGLENLKIDEARLEAIGLKGMIAPIEITCANHSGHHSLFIQEWDGEKWTPATDWFSPMTEEVTPILMQASKDYATSNAPWPTREDACPAN